The Salvia splendens isolate huo1 unplaced genomic scaffold, SspV2 ctg43, whole genome shotgun sequence region CCGAGAAAGGCAAATAATGAACTAAGAATCCAATGTTACAGTGACAaagtaaagaaaacaaaagtcaTTATTACCTGTAGCAGTGCATCAGCAGCTGGATCCTCCAAGAACTCGAGGCTCCAGTCAGCAAAGTAATTAACCTGCATTGAATATTAAGGAAaatcatgtttttatttttttcagaaaTTCAACTGACCAACTCATTTACATGAGCAGAACATCCGAAGAACTCAAATACCAATTTAGAAAACTAGACTACTTCCAAGCACTCCCCCTGATTTTTGAATCGCTTAAACGGACATAACATTCATCGAGTAGTAATATTTTGACTATAATATAACAAAGTAAATGAGGACCAGACCTTATTTCTGATGAAGGAAATAAAATGACGAACAATATAGCCAAGTACAAATCACAGACTAAATGTGGCTTTATCATTGAAAAGAACTAGCTCCACAGTTTTAGGTTCAGTTTTACCGCAAATCCTGCATTCACTAGAGACTGAATGAAGTCCATTAGTTGAATTTTTGCCCACACTGCTATATCTGTTTTAGGGGGATGCCTCCAAGGAGCACCAACTCGTAATGTATCCTCCGGGATTTTCCCATTTTGTGCATCAACAGCAAACTTTTCCAGGAGCAATAATGCTTTTTCCATGGCTGGATTTACAACGCTTACCTATAGCAGAGAAATAGTGTTAAATAGAAAACAAATGCGGAGCTCGAGAAAAATGAATAGCTTTTTCATATTTCTGCTAAAAAGCAAACATATGAGCAACATACAGGGTAGAGTAAATTCTTGCAATGCAAACATATTATCTGGGAATAAAAAATTGACTGCCTCTACTAAAATTCGTCATCCACACGCAATCTTGAACAATGAACCAATAGGAATCTTATACATGCCAAAACTTCAGAACTAAGGGTTTTTCTGTAGGGATGTGGAACATTCATGCCCATCAtaagaaaagggaaaagaaatgGAAATGCAGATCAAAATTTAAACGTATTAGAACCGTACTTGCAGGTATGCCAGATACAGGTCCATGATATCTTCAAACGTATTCTCAAAGTTCAACCTGTGATTGGAAGGATATACATGTTTAGCCACCTTTTTAGGAAGTCTGTAAGCAAAAAACTAAACCTAGAGAACTAGAACAAGATGATTACTAAGAGAAAATGCATAGTTTGCAATAAAACTCACTATTGGCCAGTACATGTAAAGAAATTTAGCCTATTAATAGTGCTTACTTTTGGTAATCATTACTGAGCTTGAGAGCATAAACCTCAAATAGATGTCGGGAATTTGGGCCCAGTACCTCATTAATCACCTCCCACTGCACATTAGATTAGCAATGTGAGTATATGAACCATTTGAGAATTAATTTGTGTGTCTTTCATATCTCTACAAGATCAAGTACTTATCAGAAGCATAAGCACAAATGCAAGACTTCAATATTTGGAAAAGGTGAACTTTTGACAATCAGATCTTGAAAATGCAGAGATGCAGTGAAAAGAACTAAGCAACTGAACTGTAAACCAAAGAACCAAGAACAAGATGTTTACAGAGTTTGCTCGTAAAGATCTACGTCTACGAGAG contains the following coding sequences:
- the LOC121790171 gene encoding uncharacterized protein LOC121790171, whose protein sequence is SYHSSKKCRYYSYRAFIDFGFPDIFISRETFGWSPAEGKLHMVGDYFSQSEWEVINEVLGPNSRHLFEVYALKLSNDYQKLNFENTFEDIMDLYLAYLQVSVVNPAMEKALLLLEKFAVDAQNGKIPEDTLRVGAPWRHPPKTDIAVWAKIQLMDFIQSLVNAGFAVNYFADWSLEFLEDPAADALLQVGLLYTQRDPSYIRPVSRGIQRCLVRWLVQERLNLSLKHSFHFQWQRVIRGRSYRHLLKQVGVK